Proteins encoded together in one Desulfosporosinus meridiei DSM 13257 window:
- a CDS encoding SHOCT domain-containing protein — protein sequence MMMLGFILLVVVLYCWNSSANSGGSSCINYRFGANTSLEILNERYARGEIQREDYLERKQELYIQKQPISLKKDK from the coding sequence ATGATGATGCTCGGTTTCATTCTCTTAGTTGTTGTTTTGTATTGTTGGAACAGTTCAGCGAATTCCGGAGGTTCAAGCTGCATTAACTATCGATTTGGTGCGAATACTTCGCTGGAAATCTTAAATGAACGATATGCCCGGGGTGAAATCCAACGAGAGGATTACCTTGAAAGGAAACAAGAGCTCTATATCCAAAAGCAGCCCATATCCCTTAAAAAGGATAAATAA
- a CDS encoding SHOCT domain-containing protein, with product MMGGWGNMMGGWGHGGYGSGGYGMMGMAGMGLHFIFWVGIIILGIYLFRRRNALQGYNLAIGKPTAIDILRERYARGEIDSEEFQSRKRDLEAK from the coding sequence ATGATGGGCGGTTGGGGTAATATGATGGGTGGCTGGGGACATGGTGGTTACGGAAGCGGGGGCTACGGAATGATGGGAATGGCCGGTATGGGATTGCACTTTATCTTTTGGGTTGGGATAATTATCCTAGGAATCTATCTGTTTCGTCGTCGCAATGCCTTACAGGGGTATAACCTTGCAATCGGGAAGCCTACTGCAATAGACATCCTGCGTGAACGATATGCCCGTGGGGAGATTGATTCTGAAGAGTTTCAAAGTAGAAAACGTGATTTAGAGGCTAAATGA
- a CDS encoding sensor histidine kinase — protein MRTKLFLSTLIVALITLAFSIISVNYVFKQQFSDYLTQLNEATLEQLPTRLSELYQAKGLWDSTALAELSHSLPTGAVVTLTDPNGKLIATLNNPMGTMMHSQKGMGMGMNMSTSSTTQWKTKTLTVSGPLGTLATAEVRYPATAQILNPQDVQFQSAVFRSLLFAGGLALLFGILLSYFTSRQLVAPLKRLIKAADRIGHGYLSERVSVSSRDEVGQLAKAFNSMADNLDRQETLRKQFTADIAHELRTPLTSIKSYIEAFQDGVLLADQENLSSIHEEINRLVDLSSDLKDLNVAEIGGIQLNLKSVDLNHLIQKIIHGLYPLFREKNLALNWQPPNESLGILGDERLLTRLFYNIIHNAYRYSDPGGQIDLTLTQTLDSVEIKISNTGMGISEEDLPLIFERFYRGDKSRTRETGGTGIGLALVRQITQLHQGTIAVQSKIGCSTEFIIKLPKKLTVAEE, from the coding sequence ATGCGTACCAAATTGTTTCTTTCCACTCTCATCGTTGCGCTTATTACCTTAGCATTCAGCATTATTTCAGTAAATTATGTCTTTAAACAACAGTTTAGCGATTACTTAACACAGTTAAATGAAGCCACCTTAGAACAATTACCCACTCGCCTAAGCGAACTGTATCAAGCTAAAGGCTTATGGGACTCAACGGCTCTGGCGGAATTAAGTCATTCTCTCCCGACTGGTGCCGTTGTTACTCTGACTGATCCCAATGGCAAATTAATTGCCACCTTAAACAACCCCATGGGAACTATGATGCACAGCCAAAAGGGAATGGGCATGGGAATGAATATGTCCACCTCTTCCACTACGCAGTGGAAAACAAAGACCCTAACAGTGTCTGGACCTTTGGGGACATTAGCCACTGCAGAGGTACGCTACCCAGCAACAGCCCAAATTCTCAATCCTCAAGATGTCCAATTCCAATCCGCAGTCTTTCGTTCATTGCTTTTCGCTGGAGGATTAGCTCTGCTCTTTGGCATACTTCTTAGTTACTTTACAAGTCGTCAACTCGTCGCTCCCCTCAAACGATTAATTAAAGCCGCAGACCGCATTGGTCATGGTTACCTAAGTGAACGAGTTTCAGTCAGCTCCCGGGACGAGGTAGGACAACTGGCTAAAGCATTTAACTCCATGGCCGACAATTTAGACCGTCAAGAGACCCTGCGCAAGCAATTTACTGCAGATATTGCTCATGAATTGCGAACTCCCTTAACCTCAATTAAAAGTTATATTGAAGCCTTTCAAGATGGAGTCCTGCTCGCTGATCAGGAAAACTTATCTTCTATTCATGAGGAAATTAACCGGCTTGTTGACTTGTCAAGTGATCTTAAAGATTTAAATGTTGCTGAGATAGGTGGAATACAGCTCAATCTGAAATCTGTAGATCTAAATCACCTTATTCAGAAAATAATTCATGGCCTTTATCCCCTTTTCCGGGAAAAGAATTTAGCTCTGAATTGGCAGCCTCCAAATGAAAGCCTGGGGATATTAGGTGATGAGCGCCTTCTTACCAGGCTCTTCTACAATATAATTCACAATGCCTACAGATATTCAGACCCGGGTGGACAAATAGACCTTACTCTTACTCAGACTTTAGACTCTGTAGAAATCAAAATAAGCAATACAGGTATGGGCATCTCGGAAGAGGATCTTCCCTTAATCTTCGAACGCTTTTATCGTGGGGATAAATCCAGAACCCGGGAAACAGGAGGGACGGGTATCGGGCTAGCGTTGGTTCGGCAGATCACTCAACTTCATCAAGGAACCATCGCCGTTCAGAGTAAAATCGGCTGTTCAACGGAATTCATCATTAAACTTCCTAAAAAACTAACAGTGGCTGAGGAATAA
- a CDS encoding response regulator transcription factor, translating into MRILLVDDEKKITTVLKAYLQQEGYQVSTAINGLAALTMFKENPFDLLILDLMLPGMSGTEICREIRKISSVPIIMLTAKVEEEDRIQGLSMGADDYITKPFSPREVVARVRAVLRRSSNETAPLADIISYDNGLTINNLQYEVRLDDQEISLTPTEFKILGALAKHPGRVLSRGQLVEIVQGHDFGGDDRVIDAHIKKIRQKIETTPSNPQIVLTVYGIGYKFNPNARE; encoded by the coding sequence ATGAGGATTTTACTAGTTGATGATGAGAAAAAAATAACAACAGTGCTCAAAGCCTACCTCCAACAAGAAGGTTACCAAGTCAGCACTGCTATTAATGGCCTTGCCGCACTGACCATGTTTAAAGAAAATCCTTTTGACTTGCTCATTCTGGATTTAATGCTGCCTGGCATGTCGGGAACCGAAATTTGCCGGGAAATCCGAAAAATATCTTCCGTACCAATCATTATGCTCACAGCAAAAGTTGAAGAAGAAGACCGTATCCAAGGGCTAAGTATGGGGGCAGATGATTATATTACGAAGCCTTTTAGCCCTCGGGAAGTGGTGGCCCGTGTGCGAGCTGTATTACGCCGTTCCAGTAATGAAACTGCTCCTCTGGCAGACATAATTTCTTATGACAATGGTCTAACCATTAATAACCTACAGTATGAGGTCAGGTTGGATGATCAAGAAATCTCTTTAACTCCTACTGAATTTAAAATTCTGGGTGCCTTAGCCAAGCATCCCGGCCGGGTATTATCTCGAGGGCAGCTAGTCGAAATTGTTCAAGGGCATGACTTTGGGGGGGATGACCGGGTCATCGATGCCCATATTAAGAAAATTCGTCAAAAGATTGAAACCACTCCGAGTAACCCGCAAATAGTTCTCACAGTATATGGCATCGGCTATAAATTCAATCCGAATGCGAGGGAATAA
- a CDS encoding ABC transporter permease, whose translation MTLTDIAIQNLRRRKGKTLFLLLTFILVVAISVTLNSLAKNMQVDLRKSLTQYGANVVITPKSEQFTLSYGGLSVPGVNYEVKHLSAETLTQLKSYPDLMLNSIAPKIIGSASSTNNRYLIIGVDFPSEVKMKPWWHIEGRFPLEQEVLIGSDLAKQENLAIGDTLELNRQIYSIVGIMQSTGGSEDNGVFTDFSTARWITGIDSWSMIELNTAQPANTAALLSKVLPDAKVAEISQLVQGTQENIDRFTSFSLLSSLILGLIAILIIFVTTTGNINDRITEIGIFRAIGFRRQHILAIFMREILLVSLAGGIIGYFLGILTSALIAPMVLQKSMSFAFHPVIALTAISASVIIGIVSILFPAWLAINIDPVEALSSI comes from the coding sequence ATGACTTTAACAGATATTGCGATCCAAAATTTACGCCGTCGGAAGGGAAAAACTCTTTTCTTACTGCTTACGTTTATTTTAGTAGTGGCCATTTCTGTTACATTGAATTCATTAGCTAAGAACATGCAAGTGGATCTACGAAAAAGCTTAACTCAATATGGAGCCAACGTCGTTATAACTCCCAAGTCCGAACAATTTACCCTTAGCTACGGAGGGCTCTCAGTTCCCGGAGTTAATTACGAAGTTAAGCATTTAAGCGCCGAAACCTTAACCCAATTAAAAAGTTATCCTGATCTGATGTTAAACAGCATTGCCCCCAAAATTATTGGCTCAGCCTCCAGCACTAACAATCGCTATCTAATTATTGGCGTTGATTTTCCCAGTGAAGTAAAAATGAAACCCTGGTGGCATATTGAGGGCCGATTTCCCCTTGAGCAAGAGGTTCTTATCGGCTCAGATCTGGCTAAGCAAGAAAACTTAGCAATTGGGGATACTCTGGAACTCAACCGTCAGATCTATTCCATTGTGGGGATCATGCAGTCAACAGGCGGCTCAGAAGACAATGGAGTATTTACTGATTTCAGTACCGCTCGATGGATTACCGGAATCGATTCTTGGTCTATGATCGAACTCAATACTGCTCAACCGGCTAATACTGCAGCTCTCCTAAGTAAAGTTCTACCGGACGCTAAGGTTGCAGAAATCTCTCAGTTAGTCCAGGGAACCCAAGAAAATATTGATCGGTTTACAAGCTTTTCCCTGCTTAGTTCTCTCATATTAGGGCTTATCGCTATTTTGATTATATTCGTTACTACTACAGGTAATATCAACGATCGTATTACCGAAATTGGTATCTTTCGAGCTATCGGTTTTCGGCGTCAACATATCTTGGCCATTTTTATGCGTGAAATACTTTTGGTAAGTCTTGCCGGAGGAATTATTGGATATTTTCTCGGAATCTTGACCTCGGCTTTGATTGCCCCCATGGTTTTACAAAAATCCATGAGTTTTGCCTTTCATCCTGTCATTGCTTTGACCGCAATCAGCGCTTCTGTCATAATAGGAATAGTCTCAATTCTTTTCCCAGCTTGGCTGGCCATTAATATAGACCCTGTAGAAGCGTTATCTTCGATTTAA
- a CDS encoding ABC transporter permease, which translates to MRLTNIALQNIRRRKTRSVLLMLSVIIGVASIIFLYTTTQAMKEDIANKLDQFGSNILILPETGQSLTFGGITVEAPSQIKELDMSYIPLMQTIKNKETLATIAPKLLVTTNLNDRDILLLGVDFPQELRLKKWWKVDGLEKKQIPNSGEVLLGRDLALSLGLASNQTITILGQPFKIAGVIQPTGSIENDQAVFMDLSVLQKLADRPNMISLIEAAALCYTCPIEEVTQQLRDKLPGTKVTALMSSLESREDTFNKFNLFAQSVAVIIVVTSSLVITMTMKASVEERTREIGIFRAIGFRKRHIIKIILAEAGSLSFLGGLIGYSLGMSMAVNFAAKLMKSQVPISWQSDLLLYTLCSSLLIGLLAGLPPAWRAAKLDPTESLRYL; encoded by the coding sequence ATGCGTCTTACAAACATAGCGTTGCAAAATATTCGCCGCCGCAAAACACGCTCAGTACTATTAATGCTTAGCGTCATTATTGGAGTGGCTTCAATAATTTTTCTCTATACAACGACCCAAGCCATGAAAGAAGATATCGCCAACAAGCTTGATCAATTTGGTTCCAATATCCTCATTCTCCCTGAAACAGGTCAATCCTTAACCTTTGGCGGCATTACTGTGGAAGCTCCCTCTCAAATCAAAGAGTTGGATATGTCCTATATTCCGCTTATGCAAACCATCAAGAATAAAGAGACCCTGGCTACCATTGCCCCAAAACTTTTGGTAACTACTAACCTTAATGATCGAGATATTTTGTTGTTAGGTGTAGATTTCCCTCAGGAATTGCGGCTGAAGAAATGGTGGAAAGTAGATGGCCTGGAGAAAAAGCAAATTCCAAACTCCGGTGAGGTGTTATTAGGGAGGGATCTGGCCCTTTCTCTCGGGCTTGCCTCCAATCAAACTATAACCATCCTAGGGCAGCCCTTTAAAATAGCCGGTGTTATCCAGCCCACAGGTTCTATCGAGAATGATCAAGCAGTATTTATGGATTTATCAGTACTACAAAAATTAGCTGACCGCCCTAATATGATAAGTCTCATTGAAGCAGCCGCCTTATGTTATACCTGTCCTATTGAAGAGGTTACTCAACAATTAAGGGATAAACTGCCCGGCACTAAGGTCACTGCTTTAATGTCCAGCTTAGAATCTCGAGAAGATACCTTTAACAAGTTTAACCTCTTTGCCCAGAGTGTCGCTGTGATTATTGTGGTTACCAGCAGTTTAGTAATTACAATGACCATGAAAGCTTCTGTCGAAGAACGAACCAGAGAAATCGGCATCTTTAGAGCAATTGGCTTTAGAAAACGTCATATCATAAAAATCATCCTCGCTGAGGCAGGCTCTTTGAGCTTTCTGGGCGGATTAATAGGTTATAGTCTTGGCATGAGCATGGCCGTAAATTTTGCTGCAAAGCTCATGAAATCTCAAGTCCCTATTTCCTGGCAATCAGATTTACTGCTCTATACCCTTTGTTCCTCACTGCTAATTGGCCTGCTCGCCGGCCTGCCCCCCGCTTGGAGAGCCGCCAAGCTTGACCCAACCGAATCATTGCGCTATCTGTAA
- a CDS encoding ABC transporter ATP-binding protein, with protein MSLIKVCEVSKSYGDGDKLVEALSNINLEINQGEFLALMGPSGSGKSTLLSIIGGLTPPTSGTLLIDDIDVYALDSERLADFRHEYVGFVFQQYQLIPYLTALENVMLPLAITSRPGKEQREMALEVLDKVGLRSKSLRLPSQLSGGEQNRVAIARAIVNRPAIIFADEPTGSLDSKTAKELLELFQALNKDGLTIIMVTHNEENLAWVSRAIYIRDGFLAQIP; from the coding sequence ATGTCTTTAATTAAAGTGTGTGAGGTTAGCAAATCCTATGGCGATGGAGACAAACTCGTCGAAGCCTTAAGCAATATCAATCTAGAGATTAACCAAGGGGAATTTTTAGCTTTGATGGGCCCTTCAGGTTCCGGCAAAAGCACGCTATTAAGTATTATAGGAGGATTGACCCCCCCGACCTCCGGCACACTCCTGATCGATGATATTGATGTCTATGCCTTAGACTCGGAACGATTAGCAGATTTCCGTCATGAATACGTGGGATTCGTTTTTCAGCAATATCAATTAATTCCTTACCTGACTGCCTTAGAGAATGTAATGCTCCCGCTGGCCATAACCTCCCGCCCCGGAAAAGAACAACGTGAGATGGCCTTAGAAGTTTTAGACAAAGTTGGTCTTCGCTCCAAATCCCTTCGTCTCCCCAGTCAATTATCCGGCGGGGAGCAAAACCGAGTGGCCATTGCTCGAGCCATTGTCAATCGTCCGGCAATTATTTTTGCAGATGAACCCACTGGAAGTTTGGACTCAAAAACAGCAAAAGAACTTTTAGAATTGTTCCAAGCCCTGAACAAGGATGGTCTAACTATTATTATGGTAACTCATAATGAAGAAAACCTAGCCTGGGTCTCCCGCGCTATTTATATCCGTGACGGATTTTTGGCTCAAATCCCATAA
- a CDS encoding DUF2318 domain-containing protein, translating to MNNNLTEKKQKFTQPQKNNTLLYTIAGILTVVIMIGTYFFVSNSNKPNPSVTAAADIGQTMSYSPSEKLEQTKAESKIENGKAIVTTLSTVKEKKFIWTEYKENGKRIPLTAFVQPDGKVMVAVSFCEPCKGETFHITGNQIVCNVCGTTWDLQTLKGLSGGCQDYPPEALTYSLNGDNLEIPQAVLDAWEPRV from the coding sequence ATGAATAACAACCTTACGGAAAAAAAACAAAAATTCACCCAGCCTCAGAAGAACAATACCTTGCTTTACACTATTGCAGGTATCTTAACTGTTGTTATTATGATAGGAACCTATTTCTTTGTATCGAACAGCAACAAACCTAATCCTTCGGTTACTGCAGCTGCAGATATTGGACAAACAATGAGTTACAGCCCTAGCGAAAAACTTGAGCAGACGAAAGCAGAAAGCAAAATCGAAAACGGAAAGGCCATTGTTACCACCCTCAGTACAGTGAAGGAAAAGAAATTTATTTGGACAGAGTATAAAGAAAACGGAAAAAGGATTCCCTTAACAGCTTTTGTCCAACCCGACGGAAAAGTGATGGTAGCAGTCAGCTTTTGCGAACCCTGTAAAGGCGAAACTTTCCACATTACTGGAAATCAAATAGTTTGCAATGTCTGTGGGACTACCTGGGATCTTCAGACACTTAAGGGGTTAAGCGGTGGTTGTCAAGACTATCCCCCGGAAGCACTCACTTACTCTTTAAATGGCGACAATCTTGAAATCCCTCAAGCAGTACTTGATGCTTGGGAACCCAGGGTTTAA
- a CDS encoding 4Fe-4S binding protein produces the protein MSQKNQPNSSQTKNFLKFKPLKRFMQSSLYPAIFQWPAVIIFAVIMVETLAGPTNAHDNFGTAATWVLWWPLLPLFFFLFGRFWCAVCPFAWVSDLTQRFFGANRKAPNFLRKYGLWIIDITFIFITWSDHIWGVVESPRGSGTLLLLILGGVMVTAMLFERRTWCRYLCFLGSLSGNYSRTGMLELRADKEVCKTCTTRDCYKGNSKASGCPMFEFPMAMENNANCNLCGNCIKSCPHDSIRLTPRKPTSEFWGMTRARFEESFLAIVIVGIVFVQNITMLEFYPTYLKWAELSLGIADRDIAFTILFVIAMTTPVLLLFVATAISKRFTGETLRTAFARFGYAVIPLDLAAHMAHNLFHLLAEGKSIYYTFMGLFGKHIEGPTSFVSDPTIQIMQYALVISGTLGSLYTAYRISKKNYGTKKALSVAMPYLVVILIFGVLNFLTFVVRMDMRM, from the coding sequence ATGAGTCAAAAAAACCAACCTAACTCCTCTCAAACTAAAAACTTTCTTAAGTTTAAACCTCTGAAAAGATTTATGCAAAGTTCACTGTATCCCGCTATTTTTCAATGGCCGGCTGTGATTATTTTCGCAGTCATTATGGTAGAAACCCTAGCAGGGCCTACAAATGCCCATGATAACTTCGGCACTGCCGCAACTTGGGTTCTCTGGTGGCCGCTCCTCCCTCTTTTCTTCTTTCTATTCGGCCGATTCTGGTGTGCCGTCTGTCCCTTTGCCTGGGTGAGTGATTTGACACAGCGGTTTTTTGGCGCTAATCGTAAAGCTCCAAACTTTTTAAGAAAATATGGTCTCTGGATTATTGATATCACCTTTATATTCATCACTTGGTCTGACCACATTTGGGGAGTTGTTGAATCTCCTCGAGGTTCAGGGACTCTCCTGCTGCTCATCCTTGGCGGTGTTATGGTCACAGCTATGCTCTTCGAACGACGTACCTGGTGCCGATATCTATGCTTTCTAGGCAGCTTATCAGGAAACTACTCTCGTACCGGCATGCTGGAATTACGAGCTGACAAAGAAGTCTGCAAAACTTGCACGACTAGAGATTGTTACAAAGGTAACTCTAAAGCATCCGGCTGTCCTATGTTCGAATTTCCCATGGCTATGGAAAACAACGCTAATTGTAATCTTTGCGGCAACTGTATTAAAAGCTGCCCTCATGATTCAATTCGCTTAACTCCCCGCAAGCCAACCAGCGAGTTTTGGGGGATGACCCGAGCACGTTTCGAAGAATCCTTCTTAGCAATTGTCATCGTCGGCATTGTCTTTGTCCAAAATATCACCATGCTGGAGTTTTACCCGACCTACTTGAAGTGGGCAGAACTTTCCCTAGGAATTGCCGACAGGGATATCGCCTTTACCATTCTCTTTGTCATTGCAATGACGACTCCGGTACTATTACTATTCGTAGCAACTGCAATATCTAAACGATTCACTGGCGAAACACTGCGGACTGCCTTCGCTCGTTTTGGTTACGCAGTTATTCCTCTTGATCTAGCCGCCCATATGGCCCACAACTTGTTTCATCTTCTGGCAGAAGGGAAATCCATTTACTACACCTTCATGGGCCTATTCGGTAAACACATTGAGGGACCAACTTCCTTCGTCTCTGACCCAACCATCCAAATTATGCAATACGCCCTAGTCATTTCCGGAACATTAGGATCACTTTATACAGCTTATAGAATCTCGAAGAAGAACTATGGAACTAAGAAAGCTCTATCTGTAGCGATGCCTTATTTAGTTGTCATCTTGATCTTCGGTGTACTGAACTTTCTAACCTTCGTGGTCAGAATGGATATGAGAATGTAA
- a CDS encoding sigma-54-dependent transcriptional regulator: protein MRRILIADDEANMRWVLERALSREGYEVEVVEDGQLAVDRAIAERPNLVLLDLKMPKMDGLTVLKTLKEYYPDLMIIMMTAHGSTATAVGAMKAGAHDYLMKPFDIDELLITVAKAFEVESLREQMDYLKGEVRSGGWQLVGNSETMNGVKHLVERVALTPATVLIQGESGTGKELVAHAIHTLSPRVNGPFIRVNCAALTETLLESELFGHEKGAFTGAHARKTGRFELADGGTLFLDEIGELSFNVQAKLLRVLQERTFERVGGEKTIKVDVRIIAATNRDLLKESQEGRFREDLYYRLSVFPIFIPPLKERREDIPLLVNHFLKKLRTYGQAKAFSPGALKQLMEYDWPGNVRELENVVERMVIISQGSVIGDEGLPIVNSARKVKEPDLFVLPPQGVSLEELEKSFLQQAMEQTGGNQSQAAKRLGLSRHAFLYRLEKYGIDPHWGI from the coding sequence ATGCGAAGGATTCTAATCGCAGATGATGAAGCGAATATGCGCTGGGTGTTGGAAAGGGCTTTAAGTAGGGAAGGCTATGAGGTGGAAGTTGTTGAGGACGGGCAACTGGCTGTAGATAGGGCCATAGCAGAGCGGCCAAATCTAGTTCTGTTAGATTTAAAAATGCCAAAAATGGATGGGTTAACGGTTCTAAAGACCTTGAAAGAGTATTATCCGGATTTAATGATTATCATGATGACTGCCCATGGAAGTACTGCAACAGCAGTTGGAGCTATGAAGGCCGGGGCTCATGACTATTTAATGAAACCCTTTGATATTGATGAGCTGCTCATAACCGTTGCGAAAGCTTTTGAAGTGGAAAGTTTACGTGAACAGATGGATTATTTAAAAGGAGAAGTTCGCAGCGGGGGATGGCAGCTTGTGGGGAATAGTGAAACAATGAATGGGGTCAAACATTTAGTAGAGCGAGTGGCCCTTACACCCGCTACGGTACTTATTCAGGGAGAGTCAGGAACCGGTAAGGAATTGGTTGCCCATGCGATACATACCTTAAGTCCTCGTGTTAATGGACCTTTCATCCGAGTGAACTGCGCTGCTTTGACTGAAACTCTGCTGGAAAGTGAGCTGTTTGGACATGAAAAAGGAGCTTTTACAGGAGCCCATGCTCGTAAGACTGGACGATTTGAATTAGCCGATGGAGGGACACTTTTTCTCGATGAGATCGGGGAACTGTCCTTTAATGTTCAAGCAAAGCTCTTAAGGGTTCTGCAAGAACGTACCTTCGAGCGGGTGGGTGGAGAGAAGACAATCAAGGTTGACGTGCGGATTATTGCTGCCACAAATCGTGATTTACTGAAAGAGTCTCAAGAAGGACGTTTTCGGGAAGACCTCTACTATCGACTCAGTGTCTTTCCGATTTTTATTCCGCCCTTAAAGGAACGCCGGGAAGACATTCCTTTGTTAGTGAACCATTTTTTAAAGAAACTAAGGACTTACGGGCAAGCAAAAGCCTTTAGCCCCGGAGCTCTAAAGCAGCTTATGGAGTACGACTGGCCGGGAAATGTGCGGGAATTAGAAAATGTGGTAGAGCGGATGGTGATTATTTCCCAAGGGTCGGTAATCGGAGATGAAGGGTTGCCCATTGTTAACAGTGCTCGGAAAGTAAAGGAACCTGATCTCTTTGTTTTGCCTCCCCAGGGGGTTTCGCTAGAAGAATTAGAAAAGTCTTTTCTCCAGCAGGCGATGGAACAAACGGGGGGGAACCAAAGTCAGGCTGCCAAGCGGTTGGGCCTTTCTAGGCACGCTTTTCTATACCGCTTAGAAAAATACGGAATAGATCCTCATTGGGGGATTTAG
- a CDS encoding two-component system sensor histidine kinase NtrB yields the protein MQNHEAPEHNRSRALFDLIIIGLVIVILTTIHYTNYHYEVDYHILLQFAYYLPVIYAAMRFGPAGGIISSFIITLLFIPLMTHMQSSLTPAAKYTQWVEVGLINVIGWLTGFLTEEERIAKRKYQLALMVQKELVEKLKREGQERERLEGEIRQTERVTALGHMSAGLAHEIRNPLGIMKVSIQMLAQEKFGDGVVSEYCRILLEECERLNRLLSEFLSFARPKELLREKIALGELLDEGVCLIQPALQQNHIELERVRSELDQKEVEVDPDQIKQVILNILLNAIEAQGIGGMIHLQVVEEEGYVGFAVTDQGPGITQEVMPYLYDPFFTTKDKGTGLGLSVVHRIMDQHGGKVTISNHNERGARVGVLLPLV from the coding sequence ATGCAAAACCATGAAGCTCCAGAACATAATCGTTCTCGAGCTCTCTTTGATCTCATTATAATTGGGCTTGTTATAGTGATCTTAACCACTATTCATTATACTAACTATCATTATGAAGTGGATTATCATATACTCTTGCAATTTGCCTATTATCTTCCGGTTATTTACGCGGCTATGCGCTTTGGGCCGGCTGGAGGAATTATTTCCAGCTTCATTATAACCTTGCTTTTCATACCGCTGATGACTCATATGCAGAGTAGTCTAACACCGGCGGCAAAATATACCCAATGGGTAGAAGTCGGCTTAATTAACGTCATTGGTTGGTTAACAGGCTTTCTAACAGAAGAAGAACGAATAGCCAAGCGTAAATATCAGCTCGCCCTAATGGTTCAAAAAGAATTGGTGGAAAAGTTAAAGCGAGAAGGACAGGAACGGGAACGATTAGAAGGTGAGATCCGGCAGACTGAACGAGTAACAGCACTGGGACATATGAGTGCCGGCTTAGCTCATGAAATTCGTAATCCTTTAGGGATAATGAAAGTGAGTATCCAAATGCTGGCCCAAGAAAAGTTTGGCGATGGAGTGGTTTCGGAGTATTGTCGAATACTCTTAGAAGAATGTGAAAGGTTAAATCGCTTATTAAGCGAGTTCTTGTCCTTTGCCCGCCCTAAAGAACTGCTAAGAGAGAAGATTGCTTTAGGGGAACTTTTAGATGAAGGGGTATGCTTGATCCAACCTGCGCTGCAGCAAAACCACATTGAGTTGGAACGGGTACGCAGTGAGCTGGATCAGAAGGAGGTTGAGGTGGATCCGGATCAGATTAAGCAAGTGATTTTAAACATCTTACTGAATGCTATTGAAGCCCAGGGAATAGGCGGGATGATTCATTTGCAGGTCGTGGAGGAAGAAGGATATGTAGGTTTTGCGGTTACTGATCAAGGACCGGGTATTACCCAGGAGGTCATGCCCTATCTCTATGACCCCTTTTTTACAACAAAGGATAAAGGGACGGGATTAGGGTTATCTGTTGTACACCGTATTATGGATCAACATGGAGGAAAAGTGACTATTTCAAATCATAATGAACGGGGAGCGCGGGTTGGGGTACTGTTGCCTTTGGTTTAA